GCGGGCCCTCGGGCGTGGCGGCCTCCTTCTCCAGCAGCCGCCACTGGTTCACCGTGAACCCCAGGTAATGCCCCGCGTGATGCCGCGTCAGCACTCCCGGCGCCAGGGCCACCAGCGCCGCGTGCGCCGCCGACGAGTGCACCACCAGCGGCGACAGCAGCTGCTCCAGCACGTACCCGTTCCGCTTCAGCAGCAGCCCCGCGAACTTCCGCGCGTCATGCGTCACCAGATCCAGTTCCACCACCCCGTCATCCCGCTCCAGCGACCACGTCCCCGGCCCCTCCCGCAGGCCCAGCACCTCCGCCAGCGGCAGCACATGCACGCCGCGCAGATCCCAGTCGCTGTCCGCACTGGGAAAGCCGTACAGGTGCGCCCCACTGACCGTCGCGAACACCAGCGGGTACGCGTGCTCCTGCACGGCGTCGGTCAGCTGAGGGGGAAAGGAGAGTCCAGCGTCCATCCGTCACCTCCAGGGGAGTGCAGCGTGACCTCGTGCGCCTCGCCGAGGTCCGGGAATTCCAGCATGCGCAGCTGATCGGCCAGGACCGCGCCCGGCACCACGCGCGCCCGCGCGGCGTTCCGCGACGCGGCGACGCCCGGCGGCGTCCACGCCACCCACAGGCGCGTCAGCGCCCCGTAATCATGCCCCAGCCCGAGCACCTGCGCCCGCTGATCCCGCCGCAGGCTGGTCGCGTCCCACACGACGTGTTCACGCCGCCGCAGGCCTTCGCGCAGCGACTCGCGGGCCGCCTGCATGACCTGCCCGTTCACCCGCTGATCCTGTGCACTGCGCCCCAGCTGCCCGCGCAGGGCGTCCAGACTGATCACCCGCGCCCCGCTCAGCTGGGCGGCCAGGGTGCTCTTGCCGCTGCCGGACGGTCCACACAGCATCGTCAGGCGCGCGAAGCCCTGCCGGGCGGCCGCCTGGACGCGCTGCGCGGCCTCGTGTGGCGTGTGGATCACGCCCGCCTCCCAGTCGGCCACGCCGCGCCCCAGCGCCAGGGCCAGCAGGTCGTCGTCCGCGCCGGGCAGCAGGGCGCGCAGCTGCTCGCGGAACTCGGTCAATGGTTCGGCGGTGTCCCAGACGCCCAGTTCCCGCGCGGCCAGTTCCAGCAGGTCGGCGGTGTCCTCACCCACGCGGGCGTCCGCGCCGCGCACCACCCGCCCGCGGGCGTCCGCGCGGGCCAGCAGCGTCAGCAGGGGCAGCGGCGCGCGGCGCGCCAGCGCGGGCACCCCGCGGTCCAGGTTCCCGTCCAGCGCGCGGTGCAGGCTGTGATGCGCCGCGACAAGCGCCAGTACGGTCCGCACCAGCCGCGCCGGAAACCCGGTGTCCAGCAGCCGGAACGACAGCGCGTCCCGCCCGCGCCGCGCATGCTGCGGCGACCGCACCCGCACTACCCCATCCTCGTCCGGCACGTCCCGGGTCGTCAGGGCCTTCCCCACGTCATGCAGCGCCGCCGCCAGAATCAGCGCCGCCCGCCGCTCACCCCGCAGGCCCGCCCCGTCCGCCAGTTCATGCGCCCAGCGAACGACCAGCGTCGAGTGCGCCGCGACACTGCCCTCGGCGTGCCACTGCGCGTCCTGCCGCGTGTCCGGCAGCCGCGCCAGCAGCGGCACGAACGGCATCAGCCCGGCACTGATCGTCTCGAACGGCACCCGCTCCCCGGCCTCCAGCCGCGCGAGGAGGGCCCCGGCCCCACCTGGCCCCCTCATGCCGGATCGTCCCGCAGCCCGTTGCGTTCCACCGGGCGGCTCAGCCAGTGCTCGTCGGTCTGCACGTGCCCGGCCCGCACCCACTTCGCCACGCGCCGCCCGAACTGCGCGTACCCAATCTCGCCGGTCACGCGCACCACGAAGCCTTCCATCCGCGCCGTGTCCACCGTCAGTCCCCGCAGGGCCGCCTCGTTCCACACGCCCCGGTACAGTTCCCGCGGGGTGGGCACCCCCAGCCGCGCCGCCCACTCCCGCACCTCGTCCCACGGGCGCGACACGTTCCGGTCATCCCACACGCTGAACAGGTAGAAGTACCCGGCCAGCGCCTCGTACCGCAGGCTGTGCACCGCGAACACGTTCTCCCCGCACAGCCGCCACCCGGGCGGGATCTCATGCCCGAAACGGCCCCGCTCGGCCTTCACCCACGTCCGCGACGGATGCGGGCGCGTATCCAGGCTGCGCGCGTGCAGGTCATGGCGGTACAGGCTGGTGTTCTCACCGTCGAGCTTCTCGGTGACGACCACCTCCTGCCCCTCCAGGCCACTCAGGTCCGGAATGCGGCGGTCATCGTTCTGCAACCCGGGCGACCAGGGCAGGTGGGGGTGGACGGGTACTTGACTCTCATGCAGGCTCACCGCCCGGCAGCCTAGCCGCCCCCCGTGCGCGCCCGCATCGGCCAGCCGCGCACCACCCGCTGAGCCGGATGGCGGAGGCACCGGGCAGCGGCCTACCAGTCGAGCGCGGCGCGGCGGGCGTCCAGCAGCCACGCCTCGACCCGCGCTGCGTCGGGGCGTTCGGGCAGGCGGGTGTGCGCGGCGGCGTGCTCGAACTCGGCCTGCAGGGCCTGCCGCCACGCGTCCGCCTCGGCCCAGGTCGTCTCGCCGCGCTTGATGGCCAGCAGGGCGTCCCGGTGCGGGGTGACGTCCACGAGCACCTCCCCGGTCCGCAGGGCGTGCGCGCCGCTGATCAGCAGGCGCAGCAGGTGCACCAGGTGTTTCGGGCGGGCCTCGCCGTGCGTGCGCCGCTCGTTCTCCAGGCGGCGGAACTGCGCCCGGACGTACTCGCCGTACGTCGTGACGATCAGGCGACTCAGGAACGCGTCCCGGAGGTTCAGCATCGCCGCCGCGACCGGCGTGACCGTCAGCGGCAGCGGTGAGGCCAGGACCTCCAGCACGTTCGGGTTCGCGCGCAGCGCCAGCCGCACGAACTTCCCCGCCTCCCAGTACACCTCCTCGCGGCCCGGCGACTCGAACTCCAGCTGCTCGGGTACACCCGCGAGGCTCCAGTGCAACCGGGCGGGCGGCAGGTAGAAGCCCCGTACGTCCGTGTCGGACGCGTCCGTGCCCAGCCCGAAGGCTCGACTGCCCATCACGCAGCCGTACTGCACGAAGGGCCGCAGGTTCCCGTGATCGGCCGGGATCGCCTCGGCGTCCGCGCGGGCCACCTTCAGATGCACGCGGTTCACGGCCCGCACCACCCCGGCGAAACTCACGTCGTACACGCTTCCCGCCCCGCCGGTCACGACACCCCACGTGCCCTGCGCCAGCCCGGGCAGGGGCACATGCAGCGCGACGCGCGTTCCGGGAGGCAGGTCACGGGTCATGCCCGTACGCTAGCGGGTCGCCGGGGCCTGCGGCATCCGCCATCCGGCACAGGTGAAGCAGACAATAAAAAATCCGCCTCTCGGGCGGTGATGTCCAAAACTATAGCGCGGTATGCAGGATCGGTCAAGGGTATGCGGGT
This region of Deinococcus sp. JMULE3 genomic DNA includes:
- a CDS encoding DNA polymerase beta superfamily protein → MDAGLSFPPQLTDAVQEHAYPLVFATVSGAHLYGFPSADSDWDLRGVHVLPLAEVLGLREGPGTWSLERDDGVVELDLVTHDARKFAGLLLKRNGYVLEQLLSPLVVHSSAAHAALVALAPGVLTRHHAGHYLGFTVNQWRLLEKEAATPEGPRVKPLLYAFRTVLTGLHLLRTGQVEANLGALNAGARLPFLEDLMALKRSGREAEALPEPLDVYRAAHRKLLAELEAAPLSTPLPDAVPDAAQRAVSDWVVQVRLGALPVTAR
- a CDS encoding AAA family ATPase, with product MRGPGGAGALLARLEAGERVPFETISAGLMPFVPLLARLPDTRQDAQWHAEGSVAAHSTLVVRWAHELADGAGLRGERRAALILAAALHDVGKALTTRDVPDEDGVVRVRSPQHARRGRDALSFRLLDTGFPARLVRTVLALVAAHHSLHRALDGNLDRGVPALARRAPLPLLTLLARADARGRVVRGADARVGEDTADLLELAARELGVWDTAEPLTEFREQLRALLPGADDDLLALALGRGVADWEAGVIHTPHEAAQRVQAAARQGFARLTMLCGPSGSGKSTLAAQLSGARVISLDALRGQLGRSAQDQRVNGQVMQAARESLREGLRRREHVVWDATSLRRDQRAQVLGLGHDYGALTRLWVAWTPPGVAASRNAARARVVPGAVLADQLRMLEFPDLGEAHEVTLHSPGGDGWTLDSPFPLS
- a CDS encoding RNA ligase family protein, with amino-acid sequence MQNDDRRIPDLSGLEGQEVVVTEKLDGENTSLYRHDLHARSLDTRPHPSRTWVKAERGRFGHEIPPGWRLCGENVFAVHSLRYEALAGYFYLFSVWDDRNVSRPWDEVREWAARLGVPTPRELYRGVWNEAALRGLTVDTARMEGFVVRVTGEIGYAQFGRRVAKWVRAGHVQTDEHWLSRPVERNGLRDDPA
- a CDS encoding DNA polymerase beta superfamily protein, with product MTRDLPPGTRVALHVPLPGLAQGTWGVVTGGAGSVYDVSFAGVVRAVNRVHLKVARADAEAIPADHGNLRPFVQYGCVMGSRAFGLGTDASDTDVRGFYLPPARLHWSLAGVPEQLEFESPGREEVYWEAGKFVRLALRANPNVLEVLASPLPLTVTPVAAAMLNLRDAFLSRLIVTTYGEYVRAQFRRLENERRTHGEARPKHLVHLLRLLISGAHALRTGEVLVDVTPHRDALLAIKRGETTWAEADAWRQALQAEFEHAAAHTRLPERPDAARVEAWLLDARRAALDW